In Urechidicola croceus, a single window of DNA contains:
- a CDS encoding ATP-binding protein, whose translation MTEKELIKKLELVLEKEPHNYSKILELSSSIAEFDKENVRFSVDAGVINRLGKELVGRHETAVSELVKNSYDADALTVDLYFKDCDKPGGTLTIEDSGLGMTREQLVKGFMTISSSDKIHNPKSPRYNRTRAGQKGIGRFATQRIGQELTIVTQTLKSDKALKVTIDWDKYEMDSNLLLISNTIEEVEKEKEEGTTLTIKNVRDSWSDTMIKRAYKYISDLLQPFPLSDRFEKSKNDPGFKATFYRNGNVIIDEESAFFQHALAEIEAYVDENGQGFYSFKSEKLSIPEEVYLIGKKDREDKYLDLKNIHLKAYYFIYNSNNTSFIPKTVNTYVLENAKVNGGVRLYRNGFRVLPYAEKDDDWLGLDASARRRSIIAPHSNLHFFGFTEVIDKDGDNFQELSSREGLLETNSLKELKDFGYKVLTDVAIKISQVRERKGTAGQKDWDKKTTKEIIKEVKKEFDEISKDDKGNITIKLKTINDKLVELEEVEEKETLEREAKAKELLKEIQLLRILASLGLTIGEFVHEVNHYEPAFKYDAEFLTNLIKDTEGKKAGIRLQKNLEAFTVYTSFFKDAISKNVNRELEPIELREPVSNFIEIITPDLIRSNIDFEKPEFIGYNLFTCPMHSSEWASILFNFYTNAKKAIAKKATTGKITIEAGKIKDKVYLEFSDNGIGIAPDKEDEIFEAFYTTSNPSGSNSSELEELSGTGLGLKIVKDIIEGYGGEVFVTKPKENYKTTIRIELPKTNIEDYE comes from the coding sequence ATGACAGAGAAAGAATTAATAAAAAAGCTTGAATTAGTTTTAGAAAAAGAGCCTCATAATTATTCAAAAATTCTTGAATTATCTTCATCTATAGCTGAATTTGATAAAGAGAATGTTAGGTTTTCAGTTGATGCTGGTGTTATAAACAGACTTGGAAAAGAACTTGTTGGAAGGCATGAAACTGCTGTTTCTGAATTAGTCAAAAATTCTTATGATGCAGATGCATTAACGGTTGATTTATATTTTAAAGATTGTGATAAACCAGGAGGCACACTAACAATTGAGGATTCTGGATTAGGAATGACAAGAGAGCAGTTGGTTAAAGGCTTTATGACTATTTCATCTAGTGATAAAATACACAATCCTAAATCTCCAAGATACAATAGGACTAGAGCAGGACAAAAAGGAATTGGTCGATTCGCAACACAAAGAATAGGTCAAGAGTTAACAATAGTTACTCAAACATTAAAATCAGATAAAGCACTTAAGGTGACTATTGATTGGGATAAATATGAGATGGATTCTAATTTGCTTTTGATATCAAATACAATTGAAGAAGTAGAAAAAGAAAAAGAAGAAGGTACAACTCTAACTATAAAAAATGTAAGAGATTCTTGGTCTGATACCATGATAAAAAGAGCTTATAAATACATTTCCGACTTATTACAACCTTTTCCATTATCAGACAGGTTTGAAAAAAGTAAAAATGACCCTGGATTTAAAGCGACCTTTTACCGAAATGGGAATGTTATTATTGACGAAGAAAGTGCCTTTTTTCAACATGCACTTGCTGAAATAGAGGCGTACGTTGATGAAAATGGTCAAGGTTTTTATTCATTTAAAAGCGAGAAACTTTCTATTCCAGAAGAAGTTTATTTAATCGGTAAAAAAGATAGAGAAGATAAATATCTTGATTTAAAGAACATACATCTAAAAGCATATTATTTTATATATAATTCGAACAATACTTCATTTATTCCTAAAACAGTAAATACTTATGTATTAGAGAATGCTAAAGTAAATGGAGGTGTTAGGCTATATAGAAATGGGTTTAGAGTTTTACCTTATGCAGAAAAAGATGATGATTGGTTAGGTTTAGATGCTTCAGCGAGACGAAGAAGTATTATTGCTCCTCATTCAAATCTTCATTTTTTTGGATTTACAGAAGTTATAGATAAGGATGGTGATAATTTTCAAGAACTTTCTAGTAGAGAAGGATTATTAGAAACTAATTCCCTTAAAGAATTAAAAGATTTCGGTTATAAAGTTTTGACCGACGTTGCTATTAAAATTTCTCAAGTAAGAGAAAGAAAAGGAACTGCTGGACAAAAAGATTGGGATAAGAAAACTACCAAAGAAATAATAAAAGAAGTAAAGAAAGAATTTGATGAAATTAGTAAAGACGACAAAGGTAATATTACTATTAAATTAAAAACTATTAACGATAAGCTTGTTGAGTTAGAAGAAGTTGAGGAAAAAGAAACTTTGGAAAGAGAAGCAAAAGCAAAAGAACTTCTTAAGGAAATACAATTATTAAGAATTTTAGCAAGTTTAGGTCTGACTATTGGCGAATTTGTTCATGAAGTTAATCATTATGAGCCTGCTTTTAAATATGATGCTGAATTTTTAACCAATTTAATAAAAGATACAGAAGGAAAAAAAGCTGGTATTCGATTACAAAAAAATCTTGAAGCTTTTACTGTTTATACCTCTTTCTTTAAAGATGCTATTTCAAAAAATGTAAATAGAGAATTGGAACCTATAGAATTAAGAGAACCCGTTTCAAATTTTATAGAAATAATAACACCAGATTTAATAAGGAGCAATATTGATTTTGAAAAACCAGAGTTCATAGGATATAATTTATTTACCTGTCCAATGCATTCATCAGAATGGGCTTCAATCTTATTTAACTTTTATACTAATGCAAAAAAGGCAATTGCCAAAAAAGCTACTACTGGTAAGATTACTATAGAAGCTGGGAAAATTAAAGATAAAGTATATCTAGAATTTTCAGATAATGGTATTGGTATTGCGCCAGATAAAGAGGATGAGATTTTTGAAGCATTTTATACAACTAGTAATCCATCAGGTAGTAATTCATCAGAGTTAGAGGAACTTTCAGGAACAGGTTTAGGTCTTAAAATAGTTAAAGATATAATAGAAGGCTATGGAGGAGAGGTTTTTGTGACTAAACCAAAAGAAAATTACAAAACTACTATAAGGATTGAATTGCCTAAAACAAACATAGAAGATTATGAGTAA
- a CDS encoding helix-turn-helix domain-containing protein → MNRIKEVLEEKGIKQVWLAEKLGKSYNMVNSYVQNRRQPTLGVLNQVAEILDIDVTDLIVSNKTDN, encoded by the coding sequence ATGAATCGTATTAAAGAGGTACTTGAAGAGAAAGGTATTAAACAAGTTTGGTTAGCTGAAAAGTTAGGTAAAAGTTATAATATGGTTAACTCTTATGTGCAAAACAGAAGACAACCTACTTTAGGAGTTCTAAACCAAGTTGCTGAAATTCTGGATATTGATGTTACAGATTTAATAGTTTCAAACAAAACTGATAATTAA
- a CDS encoding NACHT domain-containing protein, producing MNKNRIIETIDKVGDFSKLIEDLLVKMGLESVNRVSDNLIEANQKTALKNQKICFLITLSELNGKVVAIDEIIKKKNAKYDQLYVVTSDSKLSNYFKNWLNDENPKAVIEYWSKKEVIENINLYYEDFWSHNDTFLKPYEISFNESVQADKHLKSLLKLDDKYDKLLEIFIEPKLYIYKEDTETETLTKSRVNKDKIVKSGNYILSGEAGTGKSTLLKEIGKELIEKNKELIFKNIPVIIKASSILESKFEIKNILDDELLKIYKEFDIERIYSEYQIILIIDSIDEFERENQLKVLNEIHDLKEEFGIRFIIGTRNYDYLVEGFQLNDHVRVNLSNFDMNQVKLFLDTFFRFNLEKSDKLWVTLNDNNILEKIPITPLTVSLISILFEEKQYEIPATITDIYDNFNIFLLGRTSVKSSLEFLDITIKERILSIYAVDIIEDLNNTRKSIEEFELYIKKFFKGKNITIKDEVYPELIKSLTEGTGVLYVDENGKIDFKHDYFMEYYASREIFNQRRDLVPALIENFTKFSWQNTAIFFTGRTKDMPDFLRDLLIRVDKYTELKDELIASSGLGYILQSLWLTDSDLRKDGVIKSLELLIKADQDVKRLSSTLPIFKNLRDTDIALMNFFWFFNHFNSKTLEDTLKLAFDHLSKELDKIEDTGLASDIVNLKYKLFCIGATLTSDKFDKNDKLDLFYLRKNTLSNPIFALLFDNGLDIIDPKNKDELKDRYKLKNRLQKMQKGIKYYLENGVDVTRFTSLEAIKPIKSVEIYTEGKTDAIYMMQAFKALTGNTEPYWNVESCEIKTNKEGGGTHELAKTLNSISQEMDNGKYQDKTIIGIFDNDASGHQEFNGFKNEDYEIFKSGVVKKHKTKNIYAIILPIPDELAKYNQAKQEFKFFEIEHYFEKEFLEENKMLTKLEIDSLYEITGSKGSFADKIKTISEPQIFKRFENLFFVIDEINKKEIAYF from the coding sequence ATGAACAAAAATAGAATTATTGAAACTATAGATAAAGTTGGAGACTTCTCGAAACTAATAGAAGACTTATTAGTTAAAATGGGTTTGGAAAGTGTAAATAGAGTTTCAGATAACTTAATTGAAGCCAATCAAAAAACAGCCCTTAAAAACCAAAAAATATGTTTTTTAATTACTTTAAGTGAATTGAATGGTAAAGTCGTAGCTATTGATGAAATAATAAAAAAAAAAAATGCTAAATACGACCAGTTATATGTTGTTACTTCTGATAGTAAACTTTCAAATTACTTTAAAAATTGGTTAAATGATGAAAACCCAAAGGCAGTAATTGAATATTGGAGCAAAAAAGAAGTAATTGAAAATATAAACCTTTATTATGAAGACTTTTGGTCGCATAATGACACGTTTTTAAAACCATATGAAATTAGCTTTAATGAATCTGTTCAAGCAGATAAACACTTAAAAAGTTTATTGAAATTGGATGATAAGTATGATAAATTATTAGAAATATTTATTGAACCAAAATTGTATATATATAAAGAAGATACTGAAACAGAAACATTAACAAAAAGTAGAGTAAACAAAGATAAAATCGTTAAATCCGGTAATTATATACTTTCGGGAGAAGCTGGTACGGGAAAAAGTACATTACTCAAAGAAATAGGAAAGGAGCTTATTGAAAAAAATAAAGAACTAATTTTTAAGAATATACCTGTAATAATTAAAGCTAGTAGTATTCTTGAATCAAAATTTGAAATTAAAAACATTTTAGATGATGAGTTACTAAAAATTTATAAAGAATTTGATATCGAACGAATATATAGTGAGTATCAAATAATTTTAATTATTGACTCTATTGATGAATTTGAAAGGGAAAATCAATTGAAGGTTTTAAATGAAATACATGATTTAAAAGAAGAATTCGGTATACGCTTTATTATAGGTACAAGAAATTACGATTATCTAGTAGAAGGTTTTCAATTAAATGACCATGTCAGAGTTAACTTAAGCAATTTTGATATGAATCAAGTTAAATTATTTTTAGATACTTTTTTTAGGTTTAATTTAGAAAAATCTGATAAACTTTGGGTAACTTTAAATGATAATAATATATTGGAAAAAATACCAATAACCCCTTTGACTGTATCGTTAATCTCCATACTTTTTGAAGAAAAACAGTATGAAATTCCGGCTACAATAACTGATATATATGATAATTTTAATATTTTTTTATTAGGAAGGACATCCGTCAAATCTAGTTTGGAATTTCTTGATATAACAATAAAAGAAAGAATATTATCAATTTATGCAGTTGATATTATTGAAGATCTTAATAATACAAGAAAATCGATTGAAGAGTTTGAATTGTATATAAAAAAGTTTTTTAAAGGGAAGAATATAACGATTAAAGATGAAGTTTATCCAGAACTTATTAAATCTTTGACAGAGGGAACAGGTGTTTTATATGTGGATGAAAATGGTAAAATAGATTTTAAGCATGATTATTTTATGGAATATTATGCTTCAAGAGAAATTTTTAATCAGCGGCGAGATTTAGTACCAGCACTAATTGAAAATTTCACAAAATTTAGTTGGCAAAATACTGCTATATTTTTTACTGGTAGGACTAAAGACATGCCAGATTTTTTAAGAGACCTATTGATAAGAGTTGATAAATATACAGAACTAAAGGATGAGTTAATAGCATCTTCAGGTTTAGGTTATATTTTACAATCTTTATGGCTTACAGATTCTGATTTAAGAAAAGATGGTGTGATTAAATCATTGGAACTGTTAATAAAAGCTGACCAAGATGTTAAACGATTATCATCAACATTACCAATATTTAAAAATTTAAGAGATACTGATATTGCATTAATGAACTTCTTTTGGTTCTTCAATCATTTCAATTCTAAAACCCTTGAAGATACATTGAAATTAGCATTTGACCATTTAAGTAAGGAATTAGATAAAATTGAGGATACTGGTTTAGCTAGTGACATTGTTAATTTAAAGTATAAGTTGTTTTGCATAGGAGCAACTTTAACATCGGATAAATTTGATAAAAATGATAAATTAGATTTATTTTATTTAAGAAAAAACACTCTATCAAATCCAATTTTCGCTTTATTATTCGATAATGGCCTTGATATTATAGACCCAAAAAACAAAGATGAATTAAAAGACAGATACAAATTAAAAAACCGTCTACAGAAAATGCAAAAAGGCATCAAGTATTATCTTGAAAATGGTGTTGATGTTACTAGATTCACTAGTTTAGAAGCGATTAAACCCATTAAAAGTGTAGAAATTTATACCGAAGGGAAGACTGACGCAATATACATGATGCAAGCTTTTAAAGCTTTGACAGGTAATACAGAACCATATTGGAACGTAGAATCATGTGAGATTAAAACTAATAAAGAAGGTGGAGGCACACATGAATTGGCCAAAACATTAAATAGCATATCACAAGAAATGGATAATGGAAAATATCAAGATAAAACAATTATTGGTATTTTTGATAATGATGCTTCTGGACATCAAGAGTTTAATGGTTTTAAAAATGAAGATTATGAAATATTTAAATCTGGTGTGGTAAAAAAACATAAGACAAAAAATATTTATGCTATTATTTTACCAATTCCAGATGAATTAGCTAAATACAATCAAGCCAAACAAGAGTTTAAGTTTTTTGAAATTGAGCATTACTTTGAAAAAGAATTTTTGGAAGAAAACAAAATGCTAACTAAATTAGAAATTGATAGTCTCTATGAAATAACTGGAAGTAAAGGCAGTTTTGCTGATAAAATAAAAACAATTAGTGAACCTCAAATATTTAAAAGATTTGAGAATTTATTCTTTGTTATTGATGAGATAAATAAAAAGGAGATTGCCTATTTTTAG
- a CDS encoding TetR/AcrR family transcriptional regulator, with translation MKKRDEIIGQSLDLFFKFGIQCITMDDIANKCSVSKKTIYKYFQNKDDLLMHTIKSQVEELKGFLKIISDNSLNSLEELFRLFEYINGVTHVVSPVFIKDLKKYHSNNYIEVFRYKTEIMVPFVINNIRKGKDEELYKSDLDAKEICESFDSITEIIFNYDYSFNSNVNKKALVFLHSLLLYRLVSIKGLKLLNSYYKVN, from the coding sequence TTGAAAAAAAGAGATGAAATTATTGGTCAATCATTAGATTTGTTTTTCAAATTTGGAATTCAGTGTATTACAATGGATGATATTGCCAATAAATGTAGTGTTTCAAAGAAAACAATTTATAAATATTTTCAAAATAAGGATGATTTATTGATGCATACAATTAAATCACAAGTAGAAGAACTGAAAGGGTTTTTAAAAATAATTTCTGATAATTCTTTAAACTCTTTAGAAGAATTATTTAGATTATTTGAATATATCAATGGTGTAACACATGTTGTTTCTCCAGTTTTTATTAAAGATTTAAAAAAATACCATTCTAATAATTATATAGAAGTATTTAGGTATAAGACCGAAATAATGGTGCCTTTTGTAATAAATAATATTAGAAAAGGAAAAGATGAAGAACTCTATAAAAGTGATTTAGATGCTAAAGAAATTTGTGAATCGTTTGATAGTATTACTGAGATTATTTTTAATTATGATTACTCATTCAATTCAAATGTTAATAAAAAAGCTCTTGTTTTTTTACATTCACTATTATTATATCGTTTGGTTTCAATTAAAGGGTTGAAATTATTGAATTCATATTATAAAGTCAATTAA
- a CDS encoding patatin-like phospholipase family protein: MDKLGLALSGGGIRGVAHLGVLQYLTELGIKPSVIACTSAGSLAGAFYAAGFEPEEIFKIGKSEKFFSFSNLFKRSGVGLFSTDVFENIIKKYISHNTIESLDIQLYITATDLTNAKLKIFSEGSLGTAIKASCCIPLVFQPVLFEGAYLTDGGILNNFPVNLLEGKVDKIIGINVNKLNAVQGKMGYKRIIERTVQVAIGNSVTTSKNKCNLYIEPPNMHNYRTFDFKKIDEIYKIGYEYAQSCKKELLKL, encoded by the coding sequence ATGGATAAATTAGGCTTAGCACTTTCTGGAGGAGGAATTAGAGGTGTTGCACATCTTGGCGTATTGCAATATTTAACAGAGTTAGGTATTAAGCCTTCTGTTATTGCATGTACAAGTGCAGGATCACTAGCAGGAGCATTTTATGCAGCAGGTTTTGAACCAGAAGAAATATTCAAAATAGGTAAATCTGAGAAGTTTTTCAGTTTTTCTAACTTATTTAAACGTAGTGGTGTTGGCTTGTTTTCAACAGATGTATTTGAAAATATTATAAAAAAATATATCTCTCATAATACTATTGAATCATTAGATATTCAATTATATATAACTGCAACTGATTTAACCAATGCGAAATTAAAAATATTTAGTGAAGGTTCATTGGGAACTGCAATAAAGGCATCATGTTGTATACCACTTGTTTTTCAACCTGTTTTGTTTGAAGGTGCGTACCTAACTGATGGTGGAATTTTAAACAATTTTCCAGTAAACCTTTTAGAAGGTAAAGTAGATAAAATTATAGGTATAAATGTAAATAAGTTAAATGCAGTTCAAGGTAAAATGGGTTATAAACGGATTATAGAAAGAACAGTTCAAGTTGCAATTGGAAACTCAGTTACAACATCAAAAAATAAATGTAATCTATATATAGAACCACCAAACATGCATAATTACAGAACTTTTGATTTTAAAAAAATTGATGAAATATATAAAATAGGATATGAATATGCTCAAAGTTGTAAAAAAGAACTATTAAAATTATAA
- a CDS encoding TolC family protein yields MKVYRYIIAVVFLMVFIPIQNVSAQNNIMSLESAKEMALTNNKKIKKATQTIEAAKAAKASIYASDKPLVDASAMGIHVGDPLSSILPEFNANATLGVTQVIYAGGKINSAKKISDTAINLYTSQKELTDSEILLDVETTYWQLVNVKGKVALATEYKALLSELLNDLTNLYDAGIIYKNDVLQVQVKLNEAELNLLKANDGFSLLKLKMAQLTGLTDTNFKIEDSITSESNLIEEVSHTTAIENRPEIKMLKNAVEIEELQADILEADRKPTIALNVSGIYANGKQINFTDGSNDMTSYYGLLSVNIPVFDWGSRKQKVKEQQFKAEAQKLELEDTEELLSIQIENAYLEMQQAFKRVEITEKSLAQSEENLRLNEDRFDAGTVIGSDVLEAQVLWQQAYSEVIDAKAMYKINQANYKKTVGQL; encoded by the coding sequence ATGAAAGTATATAGATATATTATAGCAGTTGTTTTTTTAATGGTATTTATTCCTATTCAAAACGTAAGTGCTCAAAACAATATTATGAGTTTAGAAAGTGCGAAAGAAATGGCACTAACTAATAACAAGAAAATTAAAAAAGCAACACAAACTATAGAAGCAGCAAAGGCAGCAAAAGCATCAATTTATGCATCAGATAAACCACTAGTAGATGCAAGTGCAATGGGAATTCATGTAGGTGATCCCCTTAGTTCAATATTACCAGAATTTAATGCTAATGCAACATTAGGTGTAACACAGGTAATTTATGCTGGAGGAAAAATAAATTCAGCCAAAAAAATAAGTGATACTGCTATCAATTTATACACTTCACAAAAAGAATTAACTGATAGTGAAATTTTGTTAGATGTTGAAACTACTTATTGGCAATTAGTTAATGTAAAAGGTAAAGTAGCATTGGCAACAGAATATAAAGCCCTTTTAAGTGAATTATTAAATGATTTAACCAATTTGTATGATGCTGGAATCATTTATAAAAATGACGTGTTGCAAGTGCAAGTAAAGTTAAATGAAGCAGAATTAAATCTTTTAAAAGCCAATGATGGTTTTTCATTATTAAAACTGAAAATGGCACAATTAACAGGTTTAACAGATACTAATTTTAAAATTGAAGATTCAATTACAAGTGAATCAAATTTAATTGAAGAAGTTTCACATACTACAGCAATTGAAAATAGACCAGAAATTAAAATGCTTAAAAACGCTGTTGAAATTGAAGAATTACAAGCAGATATTTTAGAAGCAGATAGGAAACCAACAATTGCACTTAATGTAAGTGGAATTTATGCTAATGGAAAGCAAATTAACTTTACCGACGGTAGTAATGATATGACATCTTATTATGGCTTATTGAGTGTTAATATTCCTGTTTTTGATTGGGGAAGTCGCAAGCAAAAAGTTAAAGAACAACAATTCAAGGCTGAAGCACAAAAATTAGAATTAGAAGATACCGAAGAGTTACTATCAATTCAAATTGAAAACGCATATTTAGAAATGCAACAAGCCTTCAAAAGAGTAGAAATAACTGAAAAATCATTAGCACAATCAGAAGAAAATTTAAGATTAAATGAAGATCGTTTTGATGCAGGAACTGTTATTGGAAGTGATGTATTAGAGGCTCAAGTTTTATGGCAACAAGCCTATTCTGAAGTGATTGATGCTAAAGCAATGTATAAAATAAATCAAGCTAATTATAAAAAAACAGTTGGTCAATTATAA